The genome window GGCGATCTCCCGTCGGCGGTGGGAGATCCCCGCCCGGCGCAGACGAAAGGAACGCAACGAGATGCTCTGCTCGACCGAAGGCCGCACGGCGACCCGCGGCCGTATTCAGGGAGCGTCCGACGCTCCGGGCCGCCCGGCAGGTGCCCGATGAACCGGCGTGTGGTGATGACCGGGATCGGCGTGCGCGCTCCTGGCGGGACGGGCACCAAGGAGTTCTGGGATCTGCTGACCTCGGGTCGCACGGCGACCAGGCGGATCTCGTTCTTCGACCCCTCTCCGTTCCGCTCCCAGGTGGCCGCCGAGATCGACTTCGACGCGAGGCTGGAGGGCTTCACCCCTCGCGAGATACGGCGCATGGACCGGGCCACCCAGTTTGCCGTCGCCTGCACCCGGGACGCGGTGGCCGACTCGGGGCTCGACCTCGAAACGGGCGATCCACACCGGCTCGGCGTCAGCCTGGGCAGCGCGGTGGCCTCCGCGACCAGCCTGGAGAGCGAGTACCTGGTGATGTCGGACGCCGGGCGCCAGCCGGTGGTCGACCCCGCCTACCTGTCGCCGCACATGTTCGACTACCTGAGCCCCGGCATCATGCCGGCCGAGGTCGCCTGGTCCGTGGGGGCCGAGGGGCCGGTGACGATGGTGTCCGACGGCTGCACCTCGGGGCTCGACGCGGTCGGCCACGCCGTCCAGCTGATCCGCGAGGGCAGCGTCGACACGATGATCGCGGGTGCAACGGACACCCCCATCTCGCCGATCGTGGTGGCCTGCTTCGACGCGATCAAGGCGACCACCACGCGCAATGACGACCCCGAGCACGCCTCGCGCCCCTTCGACAACTCCCGCAACGGCTTCGTCCTCGCGGAGGGTTCGGCGATGTTCGTCCTGGAGGAGTACGAGGCCGCCAAGGCCCGCGGCGCGCACATCTACGCCGAGGTCACGGGCTACGCGACCCGTTCGAACGCCTACCACATGACCGGTCTGAAGAAGGACGGCCGGGAGATGGCCGAGGCCATCCGCCGGGCGCTCGACGAGGCGCGCCTGGATCCCACCGCCATCGACTACATCAACGCCCACGGATCCGGCACCAAGCAGAACGACCGGCACGAGACCGCCGCCTTCAAGCGCAGCCTCGGCGATCACGCCTACCGGATCCCGGTCAGCTCCATCAAGTCGATGGTCGGGCACTCGCTCGGCGCAATCGGCTCCATCGAGATCGCCGCCTGCGCGCTCGCCATCGAGCACAACGTGGTGCCCCCGACGGCCAACCTGCACCAGGCCGACCCGGAGTGCGACCTCGACTACGTCCCGGTCACCGCGCGCGAACACCGTACGAACGCCGTGCTCACCGTCGGCAGCGGCTTCGGCGGGTTCCAGAGCGCGATGGTCCTCCAGCGACCCCAGGAAGTGACGGCATGAGCAAGCGGACAGTCATCACCGGAATCGGGGTCGTGGCCCCGAACGGCCTCGGCACGGAGGCGTATTGGAAGTCGGTGCTCGCGGGCAGCAACGGCATCACCGAGCTGGACCGCTTCGACACCGCCGGCTACCCCTCCCGCCTCGCGGGCCAGATCACCGACTTCCACGTCGAGGACCACCTGCCCGACCGGCTGCACGCGCAGACCGATGTCTCCACCCAGTACGCGCTCGTCGCCGCCGACTGGGCGCTGAAGGACGCGGGCATCGGCGCGGACGCCCTCGCCGACTACAGCATGGGCGTGGTCACCTCGACCGCGCAGGGCGGCTTTGCCTTCACCCACAACGAGTTCGACAAGCTGTGGAGCCGCGGACCCGAATTCGTCAGCGTCTACGAGTCGTTCGCGTGGTTCTATGCCGTCAACACCGGCCAGATCTCCATCCGCAACAAGATGCGCGGTCCGAGTGCCGCCCTCGTCGGGGAGCAGGCCGGCGGTCTCGACGCCCTCGGCCACGCCCGCCGCACGGTGCGCCGCGGCACCGAAGTGGTGGTCTCCGGCGGTGTCGACTCAGCTCTGGACTCCTGGGGTTACGCCGCCCAACTGGCCGGCGGCCTGGTCAGCACGGTGTCTGATCCGGCCCGCGCCTACCTGCCCTTCGACGCCGCCGCCTGCGGCCATGTGCCGGGCGAGGGCGGGGCGATCCTCATCGTCGGGGACGAGGAGTCGGCGCGGGCGCGCAGCGTGGAGCACCTCTACGGCGAGGTGGCCGGCTACGCCTCGACCTTCGATCCGGCCCCCGGCTCCGGCCGCCCCCCGGGCCTGCGCCGCGCGATCGAACTGGCCCTCGCCGACGCCCACTTGGCTCCCTCCGACGTCGACGTTGTGTTCGCGGACGCGGCCGGCAATCCCGGCCTCGACCGCGCCGAGGCCGCCGCGCTGCGGGAGGTCTTCGGCGCGCGCGGCGTGTCGGTCACCGCCCCCAAGGCCCTGACCGGCCGCCTCGCGGGCGGCGGCGGCCCACTGGACGTCGCCACCGCACTGCTCGCCATCCGGGACAGCGTCGTCCCGCCGACCGCCCACACCACCGACGTACCCGAGGAGTACGGCCTCGACCTGGTCCTCGGCCAGGCGCGCGAACTGCCGGTCCGTACCGCCCTGGTGCTCGCCCGCGGCCGCCGCGGCTTCAACTCGGCGCTGGTCGTCCGCGCGGTCTGATCCCGTCACACGCCTGTCACAAGGCACGTACAGAGAAAGAGAGACCTCTCATGACCGTCCAGACCGTCACCGGCCTGAACATCGACGACATCCGGCGGATCCTGATCGAGAGCGCGGGCTTCGACGGCGCGCCCGATCCGGCCACCGACATCAGCGACATCCCCTTCGAGGAGCTCGGCTACGACTCGCTCGCGCTGATGGAGAGCGCCGCGCGGATCCAGCAGGAGTACGGCATCCGCATACCCGACGACGAGATCACCGAGGTCGAGACGCCCCGCGCCCTTCTCGGCCTGGTCAACACCGGCCTCTCCGCCGCCGCCTGACCCCCTCCCCCTCCGGCTCCGGACTCCTGCCATCCCCCACAGGAGTCCGGAGCCGGACCCGCATCCACTGAGGAGTAAGGACTTATGCCCTTCCGTCAACAGCACTACACGGAACACACATTGACCGTGAACGCTCCCGCGCGGTCTCTCTACGGCCTGGTCGCGGACGTGACCCGGTGGCCGGCCGTGTTCGGGCCGAGCGTGCACGTGGACCTCCTGGAGCACGACGAGTACGGCGAGCGCTTCGAGATCTGGGCCGTGGTCAACGGCGAAGTGGGCAGCTGGGTATCGCGCCGCACCTTCGACGCCGACGCCCTGCGCATCACCTTCCAGCAGGAGCGCAGCCGCGCCCCGATCGCCTCCATGGGGGGCGAGTGGCTCTTCCGGGAGCTGGACGGGGGACGTACCGAGATAGTCCTGCGCCATGACTTCACCGCGGTCGGCGACGACCCCGAAACGGTGCGCTGGATCAACGAGGCCCTCGACCGCAACAGCCCCGACGAGCTGGCGGCGCTCGGCCGGATAGCGGAGTCCGGCCACCCGGTGGACGACCTCGTCTTCTCCTTCACCGACACGGCCGAACTGCCGGGCTCCGCCGCCGACGCCTACGACTTCGTCCACCACGCCGAGCACTGGGCCGAGCGGCTGCCGCACGTGAGCCGGGTCCGGCTGAGCGAGCCCTCGCCGGGGGTGCAGGACCTCGAGATGGACACGGTGACCTCGGACGGCTCGGCGCACACGACGCGGTCGATCCGCGTGTGCCGGGGCCAGGAGTGGATCGCGTACAAGCAGCGGGTCGCCCCGCGTCTGCTGCTCGGGCACAGCGGCCGCTGGAACTTCGCCGAGGGCCGCGAGGGCAGCCTGGTCACCGCCACGCACACCGTGGCGATCAATCCCACCGCGATCACCGAGGTGCTGGGCGAGGGCAGCACCCTGGCCGACGCCCGCGCCTACCTGCGCGACGCGCTGGGCCGCAACAGCCTCGCGACGCTGACGCACGCCGGCGAGTACGCGGCGGCGCGGCTGACGGTGGGCGTGGACTGAACCGGCCGACGGCCGAAAGGGCCGGGCACCTCATGAAGAAGGTGCCCGGCTCTTGTACGTCACTCAGCCTTCCGCTCCCGACAGGTCCAACGTGTCTGCCGCAAGACGCAGTTGCTCGAAGCGCCCCGTGACGTCCGTGGCCGTCGCCGAGATCATCGCGCCGAGCGTGGTCACTCCCGCCTCCGCACACGCCCGCATCCGCCGCGCGATCCGCCGCACGGGCCCCGCGAGCGCCGTGGCGTCGACGAACTCGGCCGGCACGGCGGCGGCCGCCACCACCCGATCGCCCGCCACCAGCCGTCGTCGTACCTCTGCCGCCTGCCGTGCGTGGCCGAGGGTTACGGCCAGCCGGTAGTGGCGGTTGGCGTCGGGGTCGCCGATGCCACGGCGAGTCGCCCCCGCCACCAGTCCGAGTACGCTCGGCGTGTCCGAGCGCATGCCTTCCGGGGCGAGGGCGAGGGAGTATCCGAGATCCTCTGCGGCGCGGGCCGGCCGGCCCGCGCCCTGATAGCCGAGGTTGACGCCGAGACGCACGGCCTACGTTCCTTCCGCTCGGCGGCTCGTCCGTCTCACAGGAGGTGGGCACCGCCGTCCACGCTCAGCACGGCACCGGTCGTGTAGGCGGAGGAGACCAGGCCGAAGACCGCGTCGGCCACGTCCTCGGGGTCGCCGACCCGGCGCAGCGGGGTGGCCTCGCGCACGTGCTCGGCGATCGCGGTGAAGTCCTTGGTCCACGGGGTGTCGATGAGCCCGGGGGCCACCGCGTTGACCCGGATCTCGGGGCCCAGCACATTGGCGAGGAGCCGGGTGAGGTGCTCGATCGCGGCCTTGCTGATCGCGTACGGGATGCAGCTGCCGGCGGGGCGGCTGCCCGCGACCGAGGAGACGCTGACGACGACGGCGTCGCCCGCGGCCTTCAGGTGCGGCACGGCGGCCACGGTGGTCTGCCAGGTGCCGATGACGTTGAGTCCGAGGATCTCGCGCCAGATGTCGGGGGTGGCGGCCTCCAGGTCGGCGTGCGGGATGAGGCGGGTGGTGCCGGCGTTGTTGACCAGGATGTCGAGCCGTCCGTAGTGGTCGACGGTCTCGGCGACCAGGCGCCGGGCTTCGGTCTCGTCGCCGATGTCGGCCTGGATGTAGTGGGCGTCGGGCAGCTCGGCGGCGAGCTTCTCGCCCGCCTCCACCGAGCGGGTCGAATTGATCACCACGCGGATGTTCTCAGCGGCCAGGCGGCGGGCGACGGCCTCGCCGATGCCGGACGTGGAGCCGGTCACCAGGGCGACGCGATGGGCGGACATGCGGGGTAGCTCCCTCGGGTGAGAAGTGGGTCAGACGGGTTGCGTGGTGACGCGTAGGCCCCTGCTTTCGAGGCGGATGCCCTGCCCAGCGGGTTCTGCGGCGAACAGGGAGAAGCCGAAGTCGAGTTGACGTGGCGTCACCGCCTCCTCCGCACCCGGGACGTCCCACATCAGGAAGGAGTCGTGGAAGTCCTGGTACCCGATGCTCGCCACGCTGAGGACCTCGCTGCCGTCCAGCGTCCAGGTCACGGTGGAGGCGGTTCGGTCCAGGGTCAGGGCGCAGTGGTGGAAGCGGCCCGGGCGCACCCCGGCAAGGGGGACGGCGCAGGAGAACGCCCGGTGCGTGCGCCCCGCGACGGGCAGCCGCTCGTAGATCGCGTAGACCGCGCTGCCGGTGAGGGCGAAGTCGAAGACCATGCCGGTCTCGCGGTCGAAGGCGAGCAGGACTCCGGCGGCCCGGGCGACATCGCGGGCCGGGTCGGCCGCGGTGCCGTCGGCGGGGGATCCTCCGGTACCGAAGGCCCGTACCGCCAACTCGGCCTCCGCGGTGAGCAGTCGTCCGGGCTCGGCGTCGAAGCCCGGCGCGCCCGAGCTCGCGGTGGCCCGCAGGGCCGCCGTCCAGCGCAGCAGGGCGCTGGGCGGTTCGGGTCCGGTGGGCCGGGCGAAGGCGGGTTCGCCGGTGGCCGGGTGCAGGTCGGTGGGGACGACCGCGAAGCCGTCCGGCGTGCGGTGGACGATCCCGTCGCCGTGCGGGAAGCCCCCCGCGGGCCGCAGCTCCCAGGGGGCGTCGTCGCCCGTGTGCCGCAGGCCGTCCTGGAAGTCGTCCTGGAACAGGGTGTGCCCGGCCTCAGCGGCCGGCAGGAGTGAGTGCTGCTGCGTGATCACGGCTCTCCCTAGTAGTTGCCGAGACCGCCACACACGTTGAGGGCCTGCGCGGTGACGGCAGCTGCGTCGTCGCCGACCAGGTACTCGACCATGGCGGCCACTTCCCGGGTGGTCACATAGCGGCCCAGCGGCACGCGGGCGGTGATCCGGTCGTGGGTCTCCTGCTCGCTGACCCCCCAGATCCCGGCGTAGTGCTCTCGCACCCGCTCGGCCATCGGCGTCTCGACGAAGCCGGGGCAGACGGCGTTGACGGTGATGCCCGTGCGGGCCAGCTCGAGGCCGAGGGCCTTGGTGAAGCCCACGACGCCGTGCTTGGAGGCGGAGTAGGGTGCCGCGTGCACCACGCCCTGCTTGCCCCCGGTGGAGGCGATGCTGATGATGCGGCCGCGGCCGGCGGCGAGCATGCCGCCCGTGGTGAGGACTTCCTTGGTGATCAAGAAGACGCTGTTCAGGTTGGTGTTGATCACATCGAGCCACAGCTCGTCGGGGATCTCGGCGGTCGCGCCGCCGCCGCTGCGGCCGGCGTTGTTGACCAGGATGTCGACGGGCCCGAACCGGTCGACGGCCGCGCGCACATAGGCCCGGATCTGCTCCGCGCTCGCCACGTCGCACACGGTGCCGTCAGCCTCATACCCCTTGTCCTGAAGGGACTTGATGGTGCTGGTCAGCTCCTCGGTGTGCCGTGCGCACAAATAAACCCGTGCGCCGAGCGAGCCGAGGCGCTCGGCGATCTCCAGGCCGATGCCGCTGGTCGCACCGGTCACCAGCGCCACCGGCGCCGCAGTCTGCGTCATCTCTCCTCCATGGTCCATGCGTCGGACGGTTCCCTCCGAGACTCGGCAGGCGGTCTGGAGCCCCCCTCAAGGCGCCCTTGAGCAGCGGGTTCGATCAGCGGGCTTCAAGCCTCGTTCGAGGCGGCCCGGGGACGGTGGGGAGGTCGATGTGCGCCTGGAGCCGGCGGAAACAGGAGAGTTCAGATGACCCAGACCTTCGCGACGCCCGATGTGACGACCGATGTGTACTCGCGCGTGCAGCACTTCTACGCCCACCAGATGCAGGCCCTGGACAGCCTGCGCTTCGAGGACTACGCGGCCACCTTCACCGAGGACGGGACCTTCCAGCACTCCCCGCAGGCCGAGCCCGCCCGCACCCGGGCCGGGATCGTCGCGGAACTGGTGGAGTTCCACAAGCGCTTCGACGGCGACCCGGTGCAGCGCCGCCACTGGTTCACCCACATCGCGCTGACTCCGCAGCCTGACGGCTCCCTGGCGTCCACGGTGTACGCCCTGGTCGTCACCGTCCGTCCGGGCGGCAAGCCGGAGATCGCGCCGAGCTGCGTGGTGCACGACGTCCTGGAGATCGACGAGGGCCGGGTGCTCACCCGCTCTCGGCTGGTGACACACGACCAGATGTTCTGAGGCGAACCGGAAGAGGAGGAACGGCCATGCTGCCATCGGCGGACCCGGCGGGCCGCGTGCGGGCCCTGGAGGAGCTGCTCGGCGATCCGCTGGACGCGGCGAACCCGGTCGGGCACAGCGCGGTGCTGGACGCCGACCGGCAGCGTGAACTGCTGCCGGGCGGGGAGGAGTTGCTGAGCAAGGCCGGACTGCACCATGAGCTGGTGCCCACCGGGCTCGGCGGGCGGCTCGACCGGCTAGACGCGCCGGCCCGGCTGCTGCGCGCGGTCTTCCGGCGGGACTTCTCGCTCGGACTTGGCTTCGGCGCCGCGTCCCTCGTGGCCGCGGTCGCCGTGTGGGTCCACGGCTCGGCCGCCCAACGGGCCCGCATCGCCGAGCTGTTGCTGGACGGCGGCCGGATCTCGGTGATGTTCCACGACATCGCCCACGGCAACGACTTCAGCACCAGCAGCGTCACCGCCTTTCCCGACGGGGCGGGTGGTTTGCTGCTGCAGGGGCACAAGCCGGTGGTGACCAACGCGGCCCGGGCCGGCGCCCTGGTGGTGCTGGCCCGCACCGGGGCGGGGCGGGCGGGTGGTGCGCACTCGGCCATCCTCGTCGAGCGCGCCCGGGTGCCCGCCAGGACGCTGCGCGACCTGCCCCGCTACCGGGCCGACGGGATCCGCGGCTGTCCAGTCGGCGGGATCGAGTTCGCCGCCTGCCCGGCTCCGGCCGAGGCCCTGCTCGGCACGGCGGGCTGCGGCACCGAGGTGATGCTGCGCTGCCTGCAGATCACCCGCCCGCTCATCCCCGCGATGGCGCTCGGCTGCGCCGACACCGCACTGCGTACCGTGGTCGAGCTGTCCGGCTCGGGCGGCGCGGACGGGGTGCGCTCCCTCGACGCCCGCTACACCCGCGCGGCCGTCGCCGGGGCCTTTCTGGATCTGCTCCTGTGCGACTGCCTGCTGCTCGCCGCGATCCGCGCCCTGCATGTGGCGCCAGGGGATTCGAGCATGCCCGCGGCGGCGGCCAAGTACCTGGTGCCGAGGGTGCTGCAGGAGGCGGCCGACGATCTCGCGGCGATCCTCGGGCCCCGGGTGCACCGGGAGGAGGGCGCGTACGGCACCTTTCGCAAGCACCTGCGGGACC of Streptomyces cynarae contains these proteins:
- a CDS encoding ketosynthase chain-length factor → MSKRTVITGIGVVAPNGLGTEAYWKSVLAGSNGITELDRFDTAGYPSRLAGQITDFHVEDHLPDRLHAQTDVSTQYALVAADWALKDAGIGADALADYSMGVVTSTAQGGFAFTHNEFDKLWSRGPEFVSVYESFAWFYAVNTGQISIRNKMRGPSAALVGEQAGGLDALGHARRTVRRGTEVVVSGGVDSALDSWGYAAQLAGGLVSTVSDPARAYLPFDAAACGHVPGEGGAILIVGDEESARARSVEHLYGEVAGYASTFDPAPGSGRPPGLRRAIELALADAHLAPSDVDVVFADAAGNPGLDRAEAAALREVFGARGVSVTAPKALTGRLAGGGGPLDVATALLAIRDSVVPPTAHTTDVPEEYGLDLVLGQARELPVRTALVLARGRRGFNSALVVRAV
- a CDS encoding aromatase/cyclase — encoded protein: MPFRQQHYTEHTLTVNAPARSLYGLVADVTRWPAVFGPSVHVDLLEHDEYGERFEIWAVVNGEVGSWVSRRTFDADALRITFQQERSRAPIASMGGEWLFRELDGGRTEIVLRHDFTAVGDDPETVRWINEALDRNSPDELAALGRIAESGHPVDDLVFSFTDTAELPGSAADAYDFVHHAEHWAERLPHVSRVRLSEPSPGVQDLEMDTVTSDGSAHTTRSIRVCRGQEWIAYKQRVAPRLLLGHSGRWNFAEGREGSLVTATHTVAINPTAITEVLGEGSTLADARAYLRDALGRNSLATLTHAGEYAAARLTVGVD
- a CDS encoding SDR family NAD(P)-dependent oxidoreductase; translation: MSAHRVALVTGSTSGIGEAVARRLAAENIRVVINSTRSVEAGEKLAAELPDAHYIQADIGDETEARRLVAETVDHYGRLDILVNNAGTTRLIPHADLEAATPDIWREILGLNVIGTWQTTVAAVPHLKAAGDAVVVSVSSVAGSRPAGSCIPYAISKAAIEHLTRLLANVLGPEIRVNAVAPGLIDTPWTKDFTAIAEHVREATPLRRVGDPEDVADAVFGLVSSAYTTGAVLSVDGGAHLL
- a CDS encoding acyl-CoA dehydrogenase family protein; protein product: MLPSADPAGRVRALEELLGDPLDAANPVGHSAVLDADRQRELLPGGEELLSKAGLHHELVPTGLGGRLDRLDAPARLLRAVFRRDFSLGLGFGAASLVAAVAVWVHGSAAQRARIAELLLDGGRISVMFHDIAHGNDFSTSSVTAFPDGAGGLLLQGHKPVVTNAARAGALVVLARTGAGRAGGAHSAILVERARVPARTLRDLPRYRADGIRGCPVGGIEFAACPAPAEALLGTAGCGTEVMLRCLQITRPLIPAMALGCADTALRTVVELSGSGGADGVRSLDARYTRAAVAGAFLDLLLCDCLLLAAIRALHVAPGDSSMPAAAAKYLVPRVLQEAADDLAAILGPRVHREEGAYGTFRKHLRDLAGMPPGHAGAAASLASLLPQLPSLARRSWPVAEAAPDALFHADGPLPPWDPAALALAARHDPLAAALREAPARLGSRRTPLATLVRQLADELAMLGEECRRLPEGEPALLANPRGFALAERYTLLAAAGACLGVWQQGNQPADPVLLLGVLGRTAVRLGLPVPAEVADSAAAAMTEVLSRCARRRTLDLYDEPLAGGTTV
- a CDS encoding nuclear transport factor 2 family protein, whose product is MTQTFATPDVTTDVYSRVQHFYAHQMQALDSLRFEDYAATFTEDGTFQHSPQAEPARTRAGIVAELVEFHKRFDGDPVQRRHWFTHIALTPQPDGSLASTVYALVVTVRPGGKPEIAPSCVVHDVLEIDEGRVLTRSRLVTHDQMF
- a CDS encoding DUF6081 family protein, with the translated sequence MITQQHSLLPAAEAGHTLFQDDFQDGLRHTGDDAPWELRPAGGFPHGDGIVHRTPDGFAVVPTDLHPATGEPAFARPTGPEPPSALLRWTAALRATASSGAPGFDAEPGRLLTAEAELAVRAFGTGGSPADGTAADPARDVARAAGVLLAFDRETGMVFDFALTGSAVYAIYERLPVAGRTHRAFSCAVPLAGVRPGRFHHCALTLDRTASTVTWTLDGSEVLSVASIGYQDFHDSFLMWDVPGAEEAVTPRQLDFGFSLFAAEPAGQGIRLESRGLRVTTQPV
- a CDS encoding acyl carrier protein, producing the protein MTVQTVTGLNIDDIRRILIESAGFDGAPDPATDISDIPFEELGYDSLALMESAARIQQEYGIRIPDDEITEVETPRALLGLVNTGLSAAA
- a CDS encoding SDR family NAD(P)-dependent oxidoreductase, with product MTQTAAPVALVTGATSGIGLEIAERLGSLGARVYLCARHTEELTSTIKSLQDKGYEADGTVCDVASAEQIRAYVRAAVDRFGPVDILVNNAGRSGGGATAEIPDELWLDVINTNLNSVFLITKEVLTTGGMLAAGRGRIISIASTGGKQGVVHAAPYSASKHGVVGFTKALGLELARTGITVNAVCPGFVETPMAERVREHYAGIWGVSEQETHDRITARVPLGRYVTTREVAAMVEYLVGDDAAAVTAQALNVCGGLGNY
- a CDS encoding beta-ketoacyl-[acyl-carrier-protein] synthase family protein; its protein translation is MNRRVVMTGIGVRAPGGTGTKEFWDLLTSGRTATRRISFFDPSPFRSQVAAEIDFDARLEGFTPREIRRMDRATQFAVACTRDAVADSGLDLETGDPHRLGVSLGSAVASATSLESEYLVMSDAGRQPVVDPAYLSPHMFDYLSPGIMPAEVAWSVGAEGPVTMVSDGCTSGLDAVGHAVQLIREGSVDTMIAGATDTPISPIVVACFDAIKATTTRNDDPEHASRPFDNSRNGFVLAEGSAMFVLEEYEAAKARGAHIYAEVTGYATRSNAYHMTGLKKDGREMAEAIRRALDEARLDPTAIDYINAHGSGTKQNDRHETAAFKRSLGDHAYRIPVSSIKSMVGHSLGAIGSIEIAACALAIEHNVVPPTANLHQADPECDLDYVPVTAREHRTNAVLTVGSGFGGFQSAMVLQRPQEVTA